A region of Bacillus cabrialesii DNA encodes the following proteins:
- the rapG gene encoding response regulator aspartate phosphatase RapG, with the protein MNKIAPAEIANMLNDWYLAIKKHEVEESTRCFEEVKPLLDDMEEDQEVLAYFSLLELRHKVLLHEARGQGFQHEEPSHMNATSDMLKYYFFLFEGMYEAYKNNYDIAIGLYKEAEQYLGNIPDPIEKAEFHLKVGKLYYKLGQNIVSLNHTRQAVKTFREETDYKKKLASALVTMSGNFTEMSQFVEAETHLDEAIRITRELEDHFFEAQLLHNFGLLHAQSGKSEEAVSKLEEALQNEEYARSAYYYHSVYLLIRELFKIKKKNQALSYYQEAKEKLTAEPNRICEAKIDILYAIYAEGGHAETFHLCKQQMDDLLSEKEYDSVRELSILAGERYREHELYKEAAHFFYEALQIEEFIKRTEVI; encoded by the coding sequence ATGAATAAAATTGCACCCGCAGAAATCGCTAACATGCTCAACGATTGGTACCTTGCGATCAAGAAACATGAAGTTGAAGAATCCACCCGTTGTTTTGAAGAAGTGAAGCCTTTATTGGACGACATGGAAGAGGATCAGGAAGTGCTTGCCTATTTCTCCTTATTGGAACTGCGCCACAAGGTTTTGCTTCACGAAGCGAGAGGACAGGGCTTTCAACATGAGGAGCCTTCCCATATGAATGCTACGTCAGACATGCTGAAATATTACTTTTTTCTGTTTGAAGGCATGTACGAAGCCTATAAAAATAATTACGATATTGCCATTGGGCTGTACAAAGAGGCCGAGCAATATCTTGGCAACATTCCCGATCCGATCGAGAAAGCCGAATTTCACCTGAAGGTCGGAAAACTCTATTATAAGCTGGGACAAAATATTGTCTCTCTCAACCATACACGGCAAGCCGTCAAAACGTTCAGGGAAGAGACCGATTATAAAAAGAAACTGGCTTCCGCGCTTGTCACCATGTCAGGCAATTTCACCGAGATGAGCCAGTTTGTAGAAGCTGAAACGCATTTGGACGAAGCGATTCGGATCACGAGAGAATTAGAGGATCATTTTTTTGAAGCCCAGCTTTTGCATAACTTCGGGCTTCTTCATGCGCAAAGCGGCAAATCGGAAGAGGCGGTCTCCAAATTAGAAGAGGCCTTACAGAACGAAGAATACGCCCGCTCTGCCTATTACTATCATTCTGTCTACTTGCTGATACGAGAGCTGTTTAAGATCAAAAAGAAAAATCAGGCCCTATCTTATTACCAAGAGGCGAAGGAAAAATTGACTGCTGAGCCGAATAGAATATGTGAGGCAAAAATAGACATTTTATATGCCATTTATGCAGAAGGAGGTCATGCGGAAACGTTTCACTTATGCAAACAACAGATGGATGATTTGTTGTCCGAGAAAGAGTATGACAGTGTAAGAGAACTTTCCATTTTGGCTGGCGAACGGTATAGAGAGCATGAGCTTTACAAAGAAGCTGCCCACTTTTTTTATGAGGCCTTACAAATTGAAGAATTCATTAAACGAACGGAGGTTATATAA
- a CDS encoding SdpI family protein, which produces MKKYFFALIMIALTILAWVITYSHLPNELATHWGISGEADDFSKKPTAIATLVGIMIVQYILMVLIPKIDPRRNYPTFTRAYLSIFNTMFLVLFLINLITILTGLGVKLPIPYLGSFILGAIFMVFGNFLQQVRPNFFLGIRTPWTLSSENVWRLTHRLSSRIFVLAGIIIVLTAFIPESFTEPIIFIAAIGSILLSVFASYFIYQKELN; this is translated from the coding sequence ATGAAAAAATATTTCTTTGCACTAATTATGATAGCCTTAACCATTTTAGCTTGGGTTATAACATATTCACACTTACCTAATGAATTGGCAACACACTGGGGTATAAGTGGTGAAGCAGATGACTTTTCAAAGAAACCTACGGCCATAGCAACGTTGGTAGGTATAATGATAGTACAATATATTCTTATGGTGCTTATTCCTAAAATTGATCCTCGACGAAACTATCCGACCTTTACTCGTGCATACTTATCTATTTTTAATACCATGTTTCTCGTCTTATTTCTCATTAATTTGATTACAATATTGACGGGGCTGGGTGTTAAACTTCCTATTCCCTATTTAGGATCATTTATTCTTGGAGCTATATTTATGGTTTTTGGTAATTTTCTTCAGCAGGTTAGACCGAATTTTTTCTTGGGAATTAGAACTCCTTGGACATTAAGCAGTGAAAATGTATGGAGGCTTACACATAGATTAAGTTCAAGAATATTTGTTCTTGCTGGAATCATTATTGTTTTAACTGCATTTATTCCTGAGTCTTTTACAGAGCCCATTATTTTTATAGCTGCAATAGGTAGTATACTGTTATCCGTATTCGCATCTTATTTCATATATCAAAAAGAGCTAAACTAA
- the rocF gene encoding arginase yields MDKTISVIGMPMDLGQARRGVDMGPSAIRYAHLIERLSDMGYTVEDLGDIPINREKINNDEELKNLNSVLAGNEKLAQKVNKVIEEEKFPLVLGGDHSIAIGTLAGTAKHYDNLGVIWYDAHGDLNTLETSPSGNIHGMPLAVSLGIGHESLVNLEGYAPKIKPENVVIIGARSLDEGERKYIKESGMKVYTMHEIDRLGMTKVIEETLDYLSACDGVHLSLDLDGLDPNDAPGVGTPVVGGISYRESHLAMEMLYDAGIITSAEFVEVNPILDHENKTGQTAVELVESLLGKKLL; encoded by the coding sequence ATGGATAAAACGATTTCGGTTATTGGAATGCCAATGGATTTAGGACAAGCACGACGCGGAGTGGACATGGGCCCGAGTGCCATCCGGTACGCCCATCTGATTGAAAGGCTGTCAGACATGGGGTATACGGTTGAAGATCTCGGTGACATTCCGATCAATCGCGAAAAGATCAACAATGACGAAGAACTGAAAAACCTGAATTCCGTTTTGGCGGGAAATGAAAAACTCGCTCAAAAGGTCAACAAGGTCATTGAAGAAGAAAAATTTCCGCTTGTCCTGGGCGGCGATCACAGTATTGCGATCGGCACGCTGGCAGGCACAGCGAAGCATTACGATAATCTCGGCGTCATCTGGTATGACGCGCACGGCGACCTGAATACACTTGAAACATCACCATCAGGCAATATTCACGGCATGCCGCTTGCCGTCAGCCTCGGCATCGGCCACGAGTCGCTGGTTAACCTTGAAGGCTATGCGCCTAAAATCAAACCGGAAAACGTCGTCATCATCGGCGCCCGTTCTCTTGATGAAGGGGAGCGCAAGTACATTAAGGAAAGCGGCATGAAGGTGTACACGATGCACGAAATCGACCGTCTCGGCATGACAAAGGTGATTGAAGAAACCCTTGATTATTTATCAGCATGTGACGGTGTCCATCTGAGCCTTGATCTGGACGGACTTGATCCGAACGACGCACCGGGTGTCGGAACCCCTGTCGTCGGCGGCATCAGCTACCGGGAGAGCCATCTGGCTATGGAAATGCTGTATGACGCAGGCATCATCACCTCAGCTGAATTTGTTGAGGTCAACCCGATTCTTGATCATGAAAACAAGACTGGCCAAACAGCAGTAGAGCTCGTAGAATCCCTGCTAGGGAAGAAATTGCTGTAA
- a CDS encoding amino acid permease produces MNTNQDNGNQLQRTMKSRHLFMISLGGVIGTGFFLGTGFTINQAGPLGAVLSYLVGGFIMFLTMLCLGELAVAFPVSGSFQTYATKFISPAFGFAFGWLYWLGWAVTCAIEFLSAGQLMQRWFPHVDVWIWCLVFAALMFILNAITTKAFAESEFWFSGIKILIILLFIILGGAAMFGLIDLKGGEQAPFLSHYYEDGLFPNGIKAMLITMITVNFAFQGTELIGVAAGESEDPEKTIPRSIKQTVWRTLVFFVLSIIVIAGMIPWKQAGVVESPFVAVFEQIGIPYAADIMNFVILIALLSVANSGLYASTRILYAMANEGQAFKALGKTNQRGVPMYSLIVTMAVACLSLLTKFAQAETVYMVLLSLAGMSAQVGWITISLSQIMFRRKYIREGGKTEDLKFKTPLYPVLPILGLTLNTVVLISLAFDPEQRIALYCGVPFMVICYIIYHVVIKKRQQANRQLEL; encoded by the coding sequence GTGAATACAAACCAAGACAACGGAAATCAGCTCCAGCGGACAATGAAATCACGCCACTTGTTCATGATTTCATTGGGCGGAGTGATCGGAACCGGTTTCTTCCTTGGAACCGGGTTTACCATTAACCAAGCAGGACCGCTCGGTGCGGTTCTGTCCTATTTAGTGGGCGGCTTTATCATGTTTTTGACGATGCTCTGTTTAGGAGAGCTGGCAGTCGCCTTTCCTGTGTCGGGGTCCTTCCAGACCTATGCGACAAAATTTATCAGCCCGGCTTTCGGGTTTGCGTTCGGCTGGCTGTACTGGCTCGGCTGGGCGGTTACATGCGCCATTGAATTCTTATCAGCGGGGCAGCTGATGCAACGCTGGTTTCCGCACGTAGACGTGTGGATCTGGTGTCTGGTATTTGCGGCACTGATGTTTATTCTAAATGCGATCACCACAAAAGCCTTTGCAGAATCTGAATTCTGGTTTTCAGGCATTAAAATTTTGATTATCCTTTTATTTATTATTCTCGGCGGAGCCGCCATGTTTGGCCTGATCGATCTGAAGGGCGGAGAGCAGGCGCCGTTTCTGTCACATTATTATGAAGATGGGTTATTTCCGAACGGCATAAAGGCAATGCTGATTACGATGATTACCGTGAACTTCGCGTTCCAGGGAACTGAGCTGATCGGGGTTGCAGCGGGAGAAAGTGAAGACCCTGAAAAAACGATCCCGCGATCCATCAAACAGACAGTATGGAGAACGCTTGTCTTCTTTGTTCTTTCCATTATTGTCATTGCCGGGATGATCCCGTGGAAACAGGCGGGAGTCGTGGAAAGTCCGTTTGTTGCCGTATTTGAGCAAATCGGAATTCCATATGCCGCAGATATCATGAACTTTGTCATTTTAATCGCGCTGTTATCCGTTGCGAATTCAGGTTTATACGCATCGACACGTATCCTGTACGCGATGGCGAATGAAGGACAGGCCTTCAAAGCGCTGGGCAAAACAAACCAGCGCGGTGTGCCGATGTACTCGTTAATCGTAACGATGGCTGTGGCCTGCCTGTCACTTCTGACGAAATTTGCGCAGGCTGAAACCGTATATATGGTGCTGTTATCCTTGGCGGGCATGAGCGCGCAGGTCGGCTGGATTACGATTTCGCTTTCCCAAATTATGTTCAGACGCAAATATATCCGTGAAGGCGGCAAGACAGAAGATTTGAAATTCAAAACACCGCTGTATCCGGTGCTTCCGATACTTGGCCTGACGTTAAATACGGTCGTTCTCATCAGCCTTGCATTTGATCCGGAGCAGCGTATCGCGCTGTATTGCGGCGTACCGTTTATGGTCATTTGCTACATTATATATCATGTTGTCATTAAAAAACGCCAGCAGGCAAATCGTCAGCTAGAGCTTTAA
- a CDS encoding MBL fold metallo-hydrolase, with product MSLQFSVLASGSTGNAFYLETEDHAFLVDAGLSGKAMDGLMAQIGRKLDDVDGIFVTHEHSDHIKGLGVVARKYKLPIYANEKTWKAMENQIGKIDTDQRFVFPMETVRSFGGLDVESFGVSHDAAEPMFYVFHYNGRKLALMTDTGYVSDRMKGIIRSSNVFVFESNHDVGMLQMGRYPWSIKRRILSDVGHVSNEDAALAMTDVIGDETSRIYLAHLSQDNNMKELARMSVQQTLASKGFVTGETFELYDTDPKKATPLCAV from the coding sequence ATGAGCTTGCAATTTAGCGTACTTGCGAGCGGGAGTACGGGAAATGCGTTTTACCTCGAAACAGAGGATCACGCATTTTTGGTGGACGCCGGTTTGAGCGGGAAAGCCATGGATGGGCTAATGGCGCAAATCGGGCGTAAGCTGGATGATGTAGACGGCATTTTTGTGACGCATGAGCATAGTGACCATATTAAGGGCCTCGGAGTGGTCGCCAGAAAGTACAAGCTTCCGATCTATGCGAATGAGAAGACATGGAAAGCGATGGAGAACCAGATCGGCAAAATAGACACCGATCAAAGGTTTGTGTTTCCGATGGAAACGGTGAGGTCATTCGGCGGACTTGATGTCGAATCGTTTGGCGTCTCCCATGACGCGGCGGAACCGATGTTTTATGTGTTCCATTATAACGGCCGAAAGCTCGCGTTAATGACAGATACGGGGTACGTCAGCGATCGGATGAAAGGCATCATCCGCTCATCGAATGTGTTTGTGTTTGAAAGCAATCACGATGTCGGTATGCTGCAAATGGGGAGATACCCATGGAGCATTAAGCGGCGGATCTTAAGTGACGTCGGGCACGTTTCAAATGAAGATGCCGCCTTGGCGATGACGGATGTCATTGGCGACGAGACGTCACGTATTTACCTGGCGCATTTGAGCCAGGACAACAACATGAAGGAGCTGGCGAGAATGTCTGTGCAGCAGACATTGGCTTCTAAAGGATTTGTGACGGGTGAGACATTTGAGTTGTATGACACCGATCCGAAGAAGGCCACTCCGCTTTGCGCTGTATAA
- the rocR gene encoding arginine utilization regulatory protein RocR: MVKDSEFLTLVFQSILDEIDVGLHVVDEHGHTVVYNNKMMQIEDMEKHDVLNKNLMDVFMFSTQQDSTLVQALQEGKTIKNVKQSYFNNKGQEITTINHTYPIVKDGKIRGAVEIAKDVTKLERLIRENMNKKGSTTYTFDSILGTSPAIQDVIENAKRATRTSSSVLLAGETGTGKELFAQSIHNGSDRSGGPFISQNCAALPDSLVESILFGTKKGAFTGAVDQPGLFEQAHGGTLLLDEINSLNLSLQAKLLRALQERKIRRIGSTKDTPIDVRIIATMNEDPIDAIAGERMRKDLYYRLSVVTLIIPPLRERKEDILLLASEFIQKNNHLFQMNVEHISEDVKQFFLSYDWPGNIRELEHMIEGAMNFMTDEQTITASHLPYQYRMKIKPADIPEPETPKHHPAADLKEKMESFEKYVIENVLRKHGHNISKAAQELGISRQSLQYRLKKFSHSPAE; the protein is encoded by the coding sequence GTGGTCAAAGACAGCGAATTCCTCACATTGGTTTTTCAAAGCATTTTGGATGAAATCGATGTTGGCCTGCACGTAGTAGACGAGCACGGACACACGGTCGTTTATAATAATAAAATGATGCAGATTGAAGATATGGAGAAGCATGACGTCCTGAATAAAAACCTGATGGATGTGTTTATGTTTTCTACACAGCAGGACAGCACACTTGTACAGGCTCTTCAGGAAGGCAAAACGATTAAAAATGTGAAACAGAGCTACTTCAATAATAAAGGCCAGGAAATCACGACGATCAATCATACCTATCCCATCGTCAAGGATGGCAAAATCAGGGGCGCAGTTGAAATTGCCAAGGATGTGACAAAGCTCGAACGGCTGATCAGAGAGAATATGAACAAAAAAGGCAGCACAACCTATACCTTTGACAGCATTCTCGGCACCAGTCCGGCCATTCAAGACGTCATCGAAAACGCGAAGCGGGCAACGCGCACATCATCATCTGTCCTTCTCGCAGGCGAAACTGGCACGGGAAAAGAGCTGTTCGCGCAAAGTATCCATAACGGCAGCGACCGTTCAGGCGGCCCGTTTATTTCACAAAACTGCGCGGCACTGCCAGACAGCCTTGTGGAAAGCATTTTATTTGGAACGAAAAAAGGCGCGTTTACCGGCGCTGTGGACCAGCCCGGCCTGTTTGAACAAGCCCATGGCGGCACGCTGCTGCTAGATGAAATCAACTCGCTGAATCTGAGTCTGCAGGCGAAGCTGCTGCGCGCTCTTCAAGAACGGAAAATCAGGCGCATCGGTTCGACTAAGGATACGCCGATTGACGTGCGTATTATCGCCACGATGAACGAAGACCCGATTGATGCGATTGCGGGCGAACGAATGCGGAAGGACTTGTATTACAGGCTGAGCGTCGTGACACTGATCATCCCACCGCTCAGGGAACGGAAAGAAGACATTTTGCTTCTCGCGTCTGAGTTCATCCAGAAAAACAACCACCTGTTTCAAATGAATGTCGAACACATTAGCGAAGACGTGAAGCAATTTTTCCTATCGTACGACTGGCCGGGAAATATTCGGGAGCTTGAGCATATGATCGAAGGCGCAATGAATTTTATGACAGATGAGCAAACGATTACGGCTTCCCATCTGCCCTATCAATACCGCATGAAAATCAAGCCGGCTGACATCCCAGAGCCTGAAACACCAAAACACCATCCAGCCGCGGACTTAAAAGAAAAAATGGAGAGCTTCGAAAAATATGTGATTGAGAACGTGTTAAGAAAACACGGCCATAACATCTCGAAAGCTGCTCAAGAGCTTGGCATCAGCAGACAAAGCCTTCAATACCGGCTGAAGAAATTTTCCCACTCGCCTGCCGAGTAA
- the htrC gene encoding serine protease HtrC has translation MVDYDREEEQTTPEQPKRSKKGYFLSSLIGVIVGAVLMAFIMPYLSNEGLDTGALDQQQNNGRESIRTVNVSVNNAVTKIVSNVSPAVVGVVNIQKSDIWGESGEAGSGSGVIYKKNDNSAYVVTNHHVIEGASQIEISLKDGSRVAAELVGSDQLMDLAVLRVKSDKIKAVADFGNSDKVKSGEPVIAIGNPLGLEFAGSVTQGVISGTERAIPVDSNDDGQPDWNAEVLQTDAAINPGNSGGALLNMDGKVIGINSMKIAESAVEGIGLSIPSKLVIPVIEDLEKYGKVKRPFLGIEMKSLSDIASYHWDETLKLPKDVTNGAVVMGVDAFSPAGKAGLKELDVITEFDGYKVNDIVDLRKRLYQKKVGDRVKVKFYRGGKEKSVTIKLSSADQLGS, from the coding sequence ATGGTGGATTACGATCGTGAGGAAGAACAGACTACTCCTGAACAGCCAAAGAGAAGCAAAAAAGGATACTTCCTTTCAAGTCTGATTGGCGTGATTGTCGGTGCTGTCTTAATGGCGTTTATCATGCCGTACCTTTCAAATGAAGGGTTAGATACGGGTGCTTTGGATCAGCAGCAGAACAATGGCCGGGAATCAATCCGGACGGTGAATGTCAGTGTCAATAATGCAGTCACCAAGATTGTCAGCAATGTGTCGCCGGCCGTTGTCGGTGTTGTGAACATCCAAAAATCAGATATTTGGGGAGAGAGCGGCGAGGCTGGGAGCGGCTCCGGCGTCATTTATAAGAAAAACGACAACTCCGCTTATGTCGTGACCAACCATCATGTCATCGAGGGTGCTTCCCAAATTGAAATCAGCCTGAAAGACGGCTCGCGTGTAGCCGCTGAACTTGTCGGCAGCGACCAGCTGATGGACCTTGCCGTTTTACGGGTGAAAAGCGATAAAATCAAAGCTGTCGCCGACTTCGGAAATTCAGATAAAGTCAAATCCGGTGAACCGGTTATCGCCATCGGGAACCCGTTAGGCCTTGAGTTTGCGGGCTCTGTCACACAGGGCGTCATTTCGGGTACGGAGAGGGCAATTCCGGTCGATTCGAACGATGATGGACAGCCTGACTGGAACGCAGAGGTTCTGCAAACGGATGCGGCCATTAACCCTGGAAACAGCGGCGGCGCTTTGTTAAATATGGACGGAAAGGTCATTGGCATCAACTCAATGAAAATTGCCGAGTCGGCGGTTGAAGGGATTGGATTGTCCATTCCGTCTAAACTTGTGATCCCGGTGATAGAGGACTTAGAGAAATACGGCAAAGTCAAACGGCCGTTCCTTGGCATTGAGATGAAATCGCTAAGCGATATCGCAAGCTATCATTGGGATGAAACCTTGAAGCTTCCTAAAGATGTCACCAATGGCGCGGTTGTAATGGGAGTAGACGCCTTTTCGCCTGCCGGAAAAGCTGGCCTGAAGGAACTGGATGTCATCACGGAATTTGACGGATACAAAGTAAATGATATTGTTGATCTGCGGAAACGGCTTTATCAGAAAAAAGTCGGTGACCGGGTGAAAGTGAAGTTTTACCGCGGCGGAAAAGAAAAATCTGTTACCATCAAGCTGTCCTCCGCAGACCAATTAGGAAGTTAA
- a CDS encoding Phr family secreted Rap phosphatase inhibitor, with the protein MKKFLIGAGVAAVILSGWFIADHQTHSEEMKVAEKMIG; encoded by the coding sequence ATGAAAAAATTTCTGATTGGCGCAGGCGTCGCAGCTGTGATTTTATCTGGGTGGTTTATTGCCGACCATCAAACCCATTCAGAGGAGATGAAAGTCGCTGAGAAAATGATTGGCTAA
- the rocD gene encoding ornithine aminotransferase: protein MPALSKSKEIIDQTSHYGANNYHPLPIVISEALGAWVKDPEGNEYMDMLSAYSAVNQGHRHPKIIQALKDQADKITLTSRAFHNDQLGPFYEKTAKLTGKEMILPMNTGAEAVESAVKAARRWAYEVKGVADNQAEIIACVGNFHGRTMLAVSLSSEEEYKRGFGPMLPGIKLIPYGDAEALRQAITPNTAAFLFEPIQGEAGIVIPPEGFLQEAAAICKEENVLFIADEIQTGLGRTGKTFACDWDGIVPDMYILGKALGGGVFPISCIAADREILGVFNPGSHGSTFGGNPLACAVSIASLEVLEDEKLADRSLELGDYFKSELESIDNPVIKEVRGRGLFIGVELTEAARPYCERLKEEGLLCKETHDTVIRFAPPLIISKKDLDWAIEKIKHVLQNA from the coding sequence ATGCCAGCTTTATCTAAATCCAAAGAAATTATTGATCAGACGTCTCATTACGGAGCCAATAATTATCATCCGCTCCCGATTGTTATTTCTGAAGCGCTGGGTGCTTGGGTAAAGGACCCGGAAGGCAATGAATATATGGATATGCTGAGTGCTTATTCTGCGGTAAACCAAGGTCACAGACACCCGAAAATCATTCAGGCATTGAAGGATCAGGCTGATAAAATCACCCTCACGTCACGCGCGTTTCACAACGATCAGCTGGGGCCGTTTTACGAAAAAACAGCTAAGCTGACAGGCAAAGAGATGATTCTGCCGATGAATACAGGAGCTGAAGCGGTTGAATCCGCGGTGAAAGCGGCAAGACGCTGGGCTTATGAAGTGAAGGGCGTAGCAGACAATCAAGCGGAAATTATCGCATGTGTCGGAAACTTCCACGGCCGCACAATGCTGGCGGTATCTCTTTCTTCTGAAGAGGAATATAAACGGGGATTCGGCCCGATGCTTCCGGGAATCAAATTAATCCCTTACGGCGATGCGGAAGCGCTTCGTCAGGCCATTACGCCGAATACAGCGGCATTCTTGTTCGAACCGATTCAAGGCGAAGCGGGCATTGTGATTCCGCCTGAAGGGTTTTTGCAGGAAGCGGCGGCGATTTGTAAGGAAGAGAATGTTCTGTTTATTGCGGATGAAATTCAAACGGGTCTTGGACGTACAGGCAAGACGTTTGCCTGTGACTGGGACGGCATTGTACCGGATATGTATATCTTGGGCAAAGCGCTTGGCGGCGGTGTGTTCCCGATCTCATGCATTGCGGCGGACCGTGAGATCTTAGGCGTGTTTAACCCTGGCTCACACGGCTCCACATTTGGCGGAAACCCGCTAGCATGTGCAGTGTCTATCGCTTCATTGGAAGTGCTGGAGGATGAAAAGCTGGCGGATCGTTCTCTTGAGCTTGGTGATTACTTTAAAAGTGAGCTTGAGAGCATTGATAACCCTGTCATTAAAGAAGTCCGCGGCAGAGGGCTGTTTATCGGTGTCGAATTGACGGAAGCCGCACGTCCGTATTGTGAGCGTTTGAAGGAAGAAGGGCTTTTATGCAAGGAAACGCATGATACAGTCATTCGTTTTGCACCGCCATTAATCATTTCCAAAAAGGATTTGGATTGGGCGATAGAGAAAATTAAGCACGTGCTGCAAAACGCGTAA
- the walI gene encoding WalRK two-component regulatory system regulator WalI, with protein MEWNKTKSIFIVAFLILDIFLGYQFFQKWQATSKEYEVIKNDVEHDMKADHITYEGLNKEATEGYRITANQKTFTKEEIEALKDQKPLMDMPSDDHKVTSLKMKFTNPIALSKKNIEDDAQALVSSKIQDGEKYKFWKVDKSKKEVIFFQTYEGHYIYQKTDNSSNMIGQVVLHLNDKYEVVSYDQTTLETFKQIQKESLITEMDAVELLYYQNQLKEYSTVKSCKFGYVAQYPLTSTQVLAPVWRITVEYEKKVNGEKKTVQEYFTVNALESTILDTDQ; from the coding sequence GTGGAGTGGAATAAGACAAAATCAATCTTCATCGTTGCCTTCCTCATTTTAGATATTTTCTTAGGCTATCAGTTTTTTCAAAAATGGCAGGCTACCAGCAAAGAATATGAAGTCATTAAAAATGATGTCGAGCATGACATGAAGGCCGACCATATTACGTATGAAGGCCTGAATAAGGAAGCTACAGAAGGCTACCGGATTACAGCAAATCAAAAGACCTTCACCAAGGAGGAAATCGAGGCGCTGAAGGATCAAAAGCCTTTGATGGACATGCCTAGTGATGATCATAAAGTAACGAGCCTCAAAATGAAGTTTACGAATCCGATCGCCCTATCAAAGAAAAATATCGAGGACGATGCTCAGGCACTTGTTTCTTCGAAAATCCAAGATGGCGAAAAATATAAGTTTTGGAAGGTTGATAAATCGAAGAAGGAAGTTATTTTCTTCCAAACGTATGAAGGCCATTATATTTACCAGAAGACCGACAATTCCTCTAATATGATCGGACAAGTGGTGCTGCACTTAAATGATAAATACGAGGTTGTGTCGTACGACCAGACAACGCTTGAGACTTTCAAGCAAATCCAGAAAGAAAGCTTAATTACTGAGATGGATGCGGTTGAGCTATTGTACTATCAAAATCAATTAAAAGAATACAGCACTGTGAAGAGCTGTAAATTCGGCTACGTCGCGCAATATCCGCTGACAAGTACGCAGGTGCTGGCGCCGGTATGGAGAATTACGGTCGAGTACGAGAAAAAAGTGAACGGTGAGAAAAAGACAGTACAAGAGTATTTTACTGTGAATGCTTTGGAGAGTACGATTTTAGATACAGATCAATGA
- a CDS encoding autorepressor SdpR family transcription factor gives MNKAFKALADPTRRRILDLLKQQDLTAGQIADQFDMSKPSISHHLNILKYTDLVRDQKKGQFIIYSLNTTVLQDLIGWFFSLTDTDHDKKEGGE, from the coding sequence TTGAATAAGGCTTTTAAAGCTCTGGCCGATCCTACAAGGAGAAGGATTTTGGATTTGTTAAAACAACAAGATTTAACAGCCGGGCAAATTGCTGACCAATTTGATATGTCAAAACCTAGTATTTCTCATCACTTAAATATTTTAAAGTACACGGATTTAGTACGAGACCAAAAAAAGGGCCAATTTATTATTTATTCTTTAAATACTACTGTACTTCAAGATCTTATTGGCTGGTTTTTTTCCCTTACAGATACAGACCATGACAAGAAGGAAGGTGGAGAATGA